Below is a window of Lagenorhynchus albirostris chromosome 11, mLagAlb1.1, whole genome shotgun sequence DNA.
ctcagtatttgtggtgcaccggcttagttgctccgcggcttgtggggtcttcctggactagggctctaACCcatatcctctgcattggcaggtggattctttttttttttttttttggcaagagtattcttaatcactgcaccaccagggaagtcccaggaaggtTTCTTAAAGGAAGTAAACCGTTAGCTGAGCTTTATGTGGTGGACAGAATGACAGCGGGAGGAGTAAGGGTCGGGTCAGGCCGTTCGGCAAAGTCCAGAGCCTTGAGAAAAGGCCATCAGGAGATTTCTTAAAGCTCAAGATTTCTAGGTCAAAGGCATTAGCGGGGAGGCGTTGAGTCCTAGAGCGATTGATGGCCGCTGAGACAGCTGTGGACGCTGAGTCCCGCCCTCCCCCGGGGACTAGGCACTGCGAGCTCGAGACCCCGCCCCAGTCCAACCACTTCTCGGTCAGCAGCAATCGGACTCATCCAGCCAAGGGCCAATtctggccccgcccctcccttccGGGTTCTATCCCTCGCTTCCGGTCCCAGGCCCACGCCCCGCCTCCGTCTAATTTGGAACAATCCGACGGAACCTGCTGGGGTCTGCTCCTCCCTATGCCACGCCCCTTTTCCGTCTGGTGCATTCAGAATTATCCTCCCGAGTCAGctcaggccccgcccctgccccgtcCGTGCCACCCCCTGCCTCCGAGATCAAGCCCTGACCACGCCCCTTCTTCGTTTGGCGAGGTCAGGCTGGCCTGCTGGCCCCGCcctcccaggccccgccccgtCTAGACTCTTCGCAAAGCCGCCGCCTCCTTCGACTCAGCTGGGCGTCGGGAGCTGCACCCATGGCGGTCACCGCTGAGGGCGCCCGCAGGAAGGAGCGCGTCCTCTGCCTGTTTGACGTGGACGGCACCCTCACGCCGGCTCGCCAGGTAGGGCCCCGAAGTTCAGAAGCTCCCGTCGGGAGTGTCACGCGCACACCCGGAGGCCGAATGTGTGGCCTGCAGCGGCATGACCCCAGACCCCCCGGGACCGTGTGTGGGATGCGGCAACACCCGACCCCTGACACCCCCGGGCCTTCTGCTGGGAGTGATGGGAACCCGGTTCCCCACGTCAGAGCCCGCTAGCGTCCGCGCCCACGTTCTGCCCGGGAGCGAGAGGGGTGGGTCGGATTCTGGAGGGAGGAAGCTGCGAGCAGGGGCCTAGTCTCCTCCCCACCCTACCAGGCCTGGCTCCGgggcgcccccgcccccccagccgTGGCTCCCACCCCATTTCAGCCCTAGGACGCACCGGTATCACGAAGCTGGAGTCTGAACCTAGGGTTCCATACAAGGCTCAGCGCACCCAAGCGTTAGGTCCCCATCGGCGGGGGACAAGGGGGTCTCGGAGCCATCCCACCTGACCTTTGCAAGACTGGGCCTGCGTTTAGTTTCTCAAACCCCTCCCCTactttccctcccttccatccccatccccctcctCGCCGAGGGAAGGATGGCGGGCTTCTGTACCATTTAGGCTGTTTTGGGGCTCCTTCCACCTGGAGATGGGGGCGGTGGCTAGTCTGGTCCCATGGGGATATTGTGGTACAGGGTGAGTGGGAGTGCAGTTTTCCTTCTAAAAACATCTCACTGGGTTGTTGATGCTCCAACCTCTGCTCCACacattgtttttctccctttggatCTCAGGATGAACCCCCAGACCCACCCTCACCAGCTGGGTGCATGGATAAGCAGGCCTCTTTCTTGCCCTCCAGTCTGGGTCCACCAGGACCTACTGAGGGATCTCCTAGAGCAGGGAGCCAGCAGGTCTAGGTTGCAGGGCAGGGGCTGATAGGAACCCAGGTCTTGGCCTCCCCTCCCCTATGTGAGGGCCCTGGGGGCACAGGCAGCAGTCAGGCCACCTGGCCTTCCAGCAGCTCCCAGGGTCCTCAGGGCTGGGAGGAAGATGACAGTGGAGGGAGGATAGCAGAGTCTAGGAACAGCCCCTACACCTCCCTCTGACCCTTAGCTCCCCTAACCTAATAGCCTAAACAAGGACAGAGTGTCAATGCTGTTCACCCACCTGGATCTGTCCttagcactttttaaaagttaatttttaattgtacaCGTATTTACGACGACATTCTCTTGTAAAGAATGGAAACATAACAGAGGAGGGTAAAGTCCCCTCTGACTAGTCAGGATCCCAGGCCCAGCCCCATCCCCAAAGTTCTAAGGTTTTTTGTGTGCGTTTGTTTTTAGTAAGTGGCATCATACCGTGTGTGCctttctgcaacttgcttttgaCAGTTAACAGCATGTCTTGGGGCTCTCTCATGTTGGAAGCACAGCCCTGCTTTATTCTGTGTAGCCACAGTATAGAATTTCAGAGCAGGTGTGTGCCATGCTCCGACTGACTAGCTTATTTGcagtttttcactgttataaACCCTCCCAATGAACATCCATATACACCTGGGCAATTCTGTGTGACAGGGTATTTGCATTTAAAGTTTTAATAGGTTTTGCTAAATTAACCTCCAAAGTGACTGTTCCAATTTATACTCTcaccagcaacatatgagagTGCCTGTTTCCCCTATGTCCACCCTAGATATTGTCAGGTTTGAATAGCTGAATGTTTGAAAACATGGATTATAACTCATTAGTTTACATTTCCTTGGTGGGGAATCTTTTCAAGTGATTAGTCACTAGttaattgtttattcatttccaagcactatctcatttaatccttaacaGTGACGTGGTTGCTACTCCACATGGTTGttattatgattcccattttatagatgggacaACTAAGGCAAAGAAAGGCAAAGCCATTTGCTCAGGTCATCCTGGTATTGAGGGACTTGAGCCAGAGTTTGAACCCAGGTGCATCTAATTTGGAGATGTGGGTTCTAAACCTTGACCTGCCTCAGATCTGGGTGGAACATGGGCTCCCAGGATTCTGAGCACTGAGTAACATCTAAGTGGAGGTCCCAGATGTGCTGACAGAATGCTGTGCTTCCCTGCCCCCCTGCAGAAAATCGACCCTGAGGTGGCTGCCTTCCTGCAGAAGCTGCGAAGAAGGGTGCAGATCGGTGTGGTGGGCGGCTCTGACTACTCTAAGATTGCTGAGCAGCTGGGAGAGGGGGATGAAGGTAAGAGGAGCAACTAGAGCCAGTTCCACATtcggggtggaggtggaggaagTGGGGAGTTCGTGAGATCCCTGGAGGAATGTGCCTTCAAAGACCCAGTCCTGCTTCTGTGGGGCAAAGGAAGCAGAGTGAACAGCCAGGTGTTTCCTTCAgtgattcaacaaacatttggtgagcacctactgtgtgcccggCACTGTGCTGGGCTTTGGAGAAACAGCAGGGAACAAAGCAGACAGAATCCTGACCTTACATAGTTTACATTCTCAGTTCTCCCTGCTGagtcttgatttcctcatctttaaaatgggcctgtggggcttccctggtggcacagtggttaagaatccgcctgccaaagcaggggacacaggttcgagccctggtccgggaagatcccacatgctgcggagcacctaagcccgtgtgccacaactactgagcctgcgctctagagcctgcgagacccaacgcagccaaaaataaataaataaaatgggcctAATCAGTAATggctaccatttgttgaaaatgacCTTGTGTTAActtcttttcatttaatcctcacaaccgcGCTTTAGAGTGGGTATGAATACCCCATTTAACAGAGGAGGATTCTGAAGTCACCCAGGAAGTTGTGTGGACCCAGAGGCCCCTTTTCTCAGCTGGGTTCCCGGTTTCAGCTTAGTTGAGGCAAATGCCTCCAGTTCTCAAACCAGAAACTTCCTTgacttttcccttttcccctcctcctcgTTTATTCCATCAGCAAGTCCAAAATGTCTCCCTGTGTCCGTGTCTCCATCTCCATCCCCCCACCATAGTCCAGGTGGTCACCTCCCACCTGACCCTGCAGCAGCCTCCTGGCTGTGCTCCAGCCACTTCTTGTGGCAGTCAAAGCCGAAAACTCCCCTTGCAGCCAGCCTTGATAGCACAGTGATGGAAGTTGTAAAATGAAAGGGAAGTCCCCATACAGAGGGGCTGTGAGAGCACAGAGCGGAAATGATGTTCTCTGCCGGGAAGTCCTGGAGGGCTTCCAGAGGAGGGAGCTGGATCTTGGAGAAGAAGTGAAGGGGGAGGGCACCCCAGGCAGAAGGAGCTGCATGAGCCAAGGCCCAGAGCGAAGCTCACTGGCTTGTGTGCTTGTTCGGGAAAAAGCAAGCTGCAGGAGGCGAGGAGGCTGGAAAAGCAGCTTCTGGATAGAACAAGTGTGCTTTGGACGCCAGACCAAGGGGTGTGGGTTTCATCTCTCTGCTTGGCTCTGGGTACCCGGTCTCACACTCTTTCTTTCCCCCCTGGCCTCTACATGGCCCTGAAGTCATTGAGAAGTTTGATTATGTGTTTGCTGAGAACGGGACAGTGCAGTATAAGCATGGACGACTGCTCTCCAAGCAGGTCAGTGCCCCCCTTCCCTGGGGCCTTAGGACCCCTTTCCACAGTGGAACATTCCCTTGGTGGCTTCTGTCCTGGGCGGGGGGGGAACAGTGCTGTGCCCACCACACTCAGAGCCCTGTGTCCCTTGCCCAGACAATCCAGAACCACCTGGGGGAGGAACTCCTGCAGGACTTGATCAACTTCTGCCTCCGCTACATGGCCCTGCTCAGACTGCCCAAGAAGCGGTGAGGTCCCACCCAGCTTGTGTCCTGCCCCTCCTGGGCCTGAGTGAGGAAAGGGGCAGGTCTCTCAGATGGGCCCTGACTTGCCTGTGGGTGGCTTCTTGTCCCCCCTGATGTCCAGGTGGGGCTGGATTTGAATTCAGggcccttctccttctctctggcTCTCcgccctcccacctgccccctccccaccagtgGAACCTTCATCGAGTTCCGGAACGGCATGCTGAACATCTCGCCCATTGGCCGGAGCTGCACCCTGGAGGAGCGAATCGAGTTCTCCGAACTGGACAAGGTGCCACCAACTGTGCAACCTTAGGCTATAGGACCTcagtcactcagcctctctgagcctttattTTCTCACCATTGAAAAGGATTGGGGGTGGGTGGATGTTCTGATTCAACCAGTACCCTTTTGGATACCTACCATGCGCCATGGTTGTAGGCACTTCTGCGTCTTTCCAGTACTGCTGGCTTCCCTCCCTTGGTGACCAGCACCACCAGCCACCTACTTACCTGAGCAACACCTAGGGCATCATTTCCACCTACCCACCCCCATCAAGTCCAGAAGTAATGTCTAGGGTTTCAGCCTCCAGAGTTGGCCTCAGATCCTTTCGCTTCTGTGTGTGCCTCCACCCCCTGCCCTAAAGCGCTGCCAGTCAGTTCTCCAGCAGTGCCATTGAGAAGCTTTTGAAGCACATCTGTCTGCCCCCATCCACTCCCTGCTTACAGTTCTTCCATGGGTCAGCTTTCCAACAGGACCATGTCCCAGCTGCCTCCCGTGGTGTCCTGAGCCCCGAAGGGTCTGCCTGGCTCACGGCTCCCTCTTCAGCCTTCTCCCTGTGCCTCTGTTCTTGGAACACACCAAGGTCCCTGTCACCTTTGGATGTGCTACCCTCGCTGAAGCTTGACTTGCATTTTGCTCATCATCCCCACCATGTACCCACTCCCTTTCAGGGATGGAGCCAGTCCACCAAGCCTCTTCACGCCCGCCCATCTC
It encodes the following:
- the PMM1 gene encoding phosphomannomutase 1 isoform X3; this encodes MAVTAEGARRKERVLCLFDVDGTLTPARQKIDPEVAAFLQKLRRRVQIGVVGGSDYSKIAEQLGEGDEVIEKFDYVFAENGTVQYKHGRLLSKQTIQNHLGEELLQDLINFCLRYMALLRLPKKRGTFIEFRNGMLNISPIGRSCTLEERIEFSELDKKEKIREKFVEALKTEFAGKGLRFSRGGMISFDVFPEGWDKRYCLDSLDQDCFDTIHFFGNETSPDFPGGAVIKNQPADAGDTGLSPGLGRSHMPRSN
- the PMM1 gene encoding phosphomannomutase 1 isoform X1, producing the protein MAVTAEGARRKERVLCLFDVDGTLTPARQKIDPEVAAFLQKLRRRVQIGVVGGSDYSKIAEQLGEGDEVIEKFDYVFAENGTVQYKHGRLLSKQTIQNHLGEELLQDLINFCLRYMALLRLPKKRGTFIEFRNGMLNISPIGRSCTLEERIEFSELDKKEKIREKFVEALKTEFAGKGLRFSRGGMISFDVFPEGWDKRYCLDSLDQDCFDTIHFFGNETSPGGNDFEIYTDPRTVGHSVVSPQDTVQRCREIFFPETAHEA
- the PMM1 gene encoding phosphomannomutase 1 isoform X2; amino-acid sequence: MAVTAEGARRKERVLCLFDVDGTLTPARQKIDPEVAAFLQKLRRRVQIGVVGGSDYSKIAEQLGEGDEVIEKFDYVFAENGTVQYKHGRLLSKQTIQNHLGEELLQDLINFCLRYMALLRLPKKRGTFIEFRNGMLNISPIGRSCTLEERIEFSELDKKEKIREKFVEALKTEFAGKGLRFSRGGMISFDVFPEGWDKRYCLDSLDQDCFDTIHFFGNETSPSLQDFPGGAVIKNQPADAGDTGLSPGLGRSHMPRSN